In Rhizoctonia solani chromosome 7, complete sequence, one DNA window encodes the following:
- a CDS encoding mitochondrial carrier protein — protein MNKTAKDLTAGTVGGIGQVLVGQPFDIVKVRMQTAPPGTYKGMVDCATGILKNEGPLSFYKGTLTPLLGIGLCVSIQFAALEGVKRAFADMNRKNGIGGPDGMLLSGGQLLFAGATAGLANSVVSGPVEHIRIRLQTQPHHAKLYNGPWDAAKKIYRSNGIAGIFKGQNPTLLREATGYGAYFWAYEKLVQREMRVHNCRREDIAPTKAILFGAAAGYALWAVIFPIDMIKSRIQTDGFSFATGQKYKSGTDAVRQIWKAEDKCRSASYEGLDGELAPGQYYHEPSGDAHSLDDLKDGPNPNSKPFYPYSTLIRYAIKGSPNQRLLLEDIYFALASRFPYFRNAPPGWKACKSSCEFTAYLLVYRTRYDTTCHYWTVNDSIDPRTGVHRVRKKKSKGTKSTAATAAAPYPAPTYDATAPPPDVPTAGPSTQATYPYALGYPEIAQYDQSGYPIMPPISGGPQQQMQMHDMQHAAEQQHQQQQQQPMPELPAVNDQGMPIWKNIWHNELSKLWLITMHQDRAYATAQAQIQAQANGEAAEGAEHVDESVLQAHESWYQLMAENLKRAFAEPPNAQDVQDNQDDGDDEDGQNQTNGMEDHGQYV, from the exons ATGAACAAGACAGCCAAGGACTTGACTGCTGGGACCGTTGGTGGGATTGGTCAG GTATTGGTGGGCCAGCCGTTTGAT ATTGTTAAAGTG CGAATGCAAACTGCTCCTCCTGGAACGTACAAAGGGATGGTAGATTGTGCAACTGGTATCCTTAAAAACGAAGGGCCTCTCTCGTTTTACAAA GGCACTTTAACGCCGCTCCTCGGAATCGGACTATGCGTTTCGATCCAATTCGCGGCTCTCGAGGGTGTCAAGAGGGCGTTTGCGGATATGAATAGGAAGAACGGGATAGGTGGGCCGGATGGAATGTTGCTGAGCGGTGGACAGCTGCTTTTTGCGGGTGCAACGGCTGGATTGGCCAACAGCGTTGTTTCAGGGCCCGTCGAACACATTCGTATCA GGCTTCAAACACAACCGCATCATGCCAAATTGTACAACGGTCCCTGGGACGCAGCCAAGAAGATCTATCGATCAAACGGCATCGCAGGGATCTTCAAAGGCCAGAACCCAACGCTATTGCGCGAAGCAACGGGATATGGCGCGTATTTTTGGGCATACGAAAAACTCGTTCAGCGGGAGATGCGCGTGCACAACTGCCGACGCGAAGATATTGCACCGACCAAGGCGATCTTGTTTGGGGCTGCAGCGGGTTATGCG CTCTGGGCCGTTATCTTCCCAATCGACATGATCAAGTCACGAATTCAGACCGACGGGTTCAGTTTTGCGACGGGTCAAAAGTACAAGTCTGGGACCGATGCGGTCAGGCAGATATGGAAAGCCGAGG ATAAATGCAGATCTGCAAGCTACGAAGGACTCGATGGCGAGCTCGCACCGGGACAATACTACCACGAACCGTCAGGAGACGCACACTCGCTCGACGACCTCAAGGACGGTCCGAACCCAAATTCGAAGCCATTCTATCCCTACTCTACACTTATTCG CTATGCTATCAAAGGTTCTCCGAACCAACGACTTCTTCTCGAAGATATTTATTTCGCACTTGCCAGTCGATTCCCATACTTTAGGAACGCGCCGCCAGGATGGAAGGCATGCAAATCATCATGCGAGTTTACAGCGTACTTATTGGTCTACAGAACTCGATACGACACAACTT GCCACTACTGGACTGTCAACGACAGCATCGACCCACGCACGGGTGTCCACCGGGTGCGGAAAAAGAAGTCCAAGGGTACCAAGAGCACTGCTGCCACCGCTGCCGCTCCTTACCCCGCTCCAACCTACGACGCCACCGCTCCTCCGCCCGATGTTCCAACTGCTGGTCCAAGCACTCAAGCTACATATCCTTACGCGCTCGGATACCCGGAAATTGCCCA ATATGACCAGAGTGGTTACCCGATCATGCCTCCGATCTCTGGCGGTCCTCAACAACAGATGCAGATGCACGACATGCAACATGCTGCGGAGCAACAGCAtcaacaacagcagcaacaacctATGCCTGAGCTCCCGGCCGTCAATGACCAAGGAATGCCAATCTGGAAGAACATCTGGCATAACGAACTCAGCAAGCTGTGGCTTATTACGATGCATCAAGATCGGGCATATGCAACAGCTCAGGCTCAAATACAAGCTCAGGCGAACGGGGAAGCTGCAGAGGGAGCCGAACATGTGGATGAGAGCGTGCTCCAGGCCCACGAGAGCTGGTACCAGCTCATGGCTGAGAATCTAAAGCGTGCATTTGCGGAACCACCCAACGCACAAGACGTGCAAGACAACCAAGACGACGGGGATGATGAGGACGGCCAGAATCAGACCAATGGAATGGAAGACCACGGGCAATACGTTTAA
- a CDS encoding C2H2 zinc finger → MSRQVTLPVEEVTQDYAYELHTNIPDGTLEQPLPPFRSFPARNRVSPTGSGRSAPQNRNWDSDLGSSSDAAYDTPHRLQTSGGSVAHSHRQGIEESTLTLDRHASTLPEFTPFPAAAPSSRYAPPPSSRAEPTRPVLPPLIYPEGAGSGPWASERTINLVGESSTPVIRYPR, encoded by the coding sequence ATGTCCCGACAGGTAACCCTCCCAGTTGAAGAAGTTACACAAGATTATGCATATGAATTGCATACAAATATCCCAGACGGTACACTCGAGCAACCCTTGCCGCCGTTTCGGTCATTTCCAGCCCGAAATCGGGTCTCGCCTACCGGAAGCGGTAGATCCGCCCCGCAGAATAGAAATTGGGATAGCGACTTAGGATCAAGCTCGGACGCAGCGTATGACACTCCTCATCGCCTGCAAACCAGTGGTGGCTCGGTAGCCCATTCACATCGACAAGGTATAGAAGAATCAACACTGACACTAGATCGACATGCGTCCACACTCCCCGAGTTCACTCCGTTTCCAGCTGCTGCCCCTTCATCGCGATATGCACCTCCGCCCAGCTCGCGGGCAGAACCCACAAGACCTGTCCTCCCCCCGCTCATCTATCCAGAAGGCGCCGGTAGTGGTCCTTGGGCTTCTGAGCGAACCATAAACTTGGTTGGTGAAAGCTCCACACCTGTTATTAGATACCCCAGGTAA
- a CDS encoding The BTB (BR-C, ttk and bab)/POZ (Pox virus and Zinc finger) domain, whose amino-acid sequence MYDLYPSASSSTLDTRSYNFPDGDISLLVESTSFRVHRDKLIQHSHVFDDMFIVAHPDSGLDDHDDEEIYQQTPNVSVRMPDTVEEWRLVFSVLYPPKDRAPISSIASLRDIAVALRMAEKYDVAQVHSWAVAHFAHRYPISLSYISSGDTLLEPACFALNLAKMYNVSSVLPSIFFALAITEWHLSPSELNDRLSSWLDPKDTEKILAGRNILWKRTLIVRHEAESRQSSPMLEPYCTSPGPTGHIPGPTYTRAAKSCRDILGERLREALGMDSRTKLSGARGVKGAPGRTLLDALQTLEEMDDLDIVVWPSPVCHVCSLVHSRWVTQTKARTIRDMLEAFQD is encoded by the exons ATGTACGACCTCTATCCATCCGCGTCTTCTTCGACACTCGACACTAGGAGCTACAACTTTCCTGACGGCGATATCTCTCTCCTAGTCGAATCTACATCCTTCCGAGTTCATAGGGACAAACTCATCCAGCATTCACATGTTTTTGACGACATGTTTATTGTTGCACACCCTGACTCTGGGCTAGACGACCATGACGATGAAGAAATTTACCAGCAAACTCCAAACGTGTCGGTACGAATGCCCGATACTGTAGAAGAGTGGCGTCTTGTCTTTAGCGTCCTATATCCCCCAAAAGA CCGAGCGCCAATATCTTCGATCGCGTCGCTCCGAGACATTGCCGTTGCTCTCCGCATGGCTGAAAAGTACGATGTTGCGCAGGTTCACAGCTGGGCAGTTGCGCATTTTGCGCACAGATATCCCATATCTCTGTCGTATATATCAAGCGGAGATACTTTACTCGAACCGGCATGTTTCGCATTAAATCTGGCAAAGATGTACAATGTCTCTTCGGTCTTACCTTCGATCTTCTTTGCTCTGGCGATAACCGAGTGGCACCTGTCACCATCCGAACTGAATGACCGTCTCTCCTCGTGGCTCGACCCAAAGGATACTGAAAAGATTCTGGCCGGGCGAAATATACTTTGGAAAAGAACATTGATCGTGCGACATGAGGCCGAATCACGACAGTCCAGCCCAATGCTCGAGCCGTACTGCACTTCTCCTGGTCCTACGGGGCATATTCCGGGTCCAACATATACACGCGCAGCCAAATCATGTCGAGATATATTGGGCGAACGTCTTCGTGAAGCGCTCGGAATGGACTCCAGAACAAAGTTATCAGGGGCCCGTGGGGTCAAAGGTGCGCCTGGGCGAACACTACTCGATGCACTGCAAACTCTCGAGGAGATGGACGATCTAGATATCGTCGTATGGCCGAGCCCAGTATGCCACGTCTGTAGCCTGGTACATTCCCGATGGGTAACACAAACGAAGGCTCGAACGATTAGGGATATGTTGGAGGCTTTCCAAGATTGA
- a CDS encoding glycoside hydrolase family 79 protein, whose amino-acid sequence MLTSQLVVLACIWAQLAGAVTIYNVKTTKAIATSDAYAAVATLAAYDQTVLTSPSPPSPAITNNFLVQLYPGSMSGLSIKQSGAFMGFSIELSVVQTTLGKNSTHLLVPFLNYMANVRARGGSVSIRVGGNSQDQSYLVSSDSIPNNGVISKQKQAGATTPTETPDVVFSSDLLTMMKNIGDLVNANFYFGLNFFNPDNETNAVLVAQTAEKILGDRLLGFQLGNEPDLYGSHGRRNSSYSMENYMNDYQTMINDLNGASLSNNQILIGPSTCCNWNETDIFNLGYLTNYAANLKMVAVQKYPNDNCKINGNVHDPQETFASYIGHGSVTGLAAQYVTSSQMVQAAGKPFVLMETNTASCGGFPGISDSFAATMWAADLGFQFAFINFSQVLLHVGGQDTYYNPFTPPPTNLSTSFGWTTGAVYYSALLIAEAFGQSGNAQIVDLYSNGNNDLTPGYAIYENGNPVRVALFNYIDDASGANDYTANIAIGGQQTGQSSTTPSSVQVRYMRAPSLGSHNVTWAGQALGGELGSDGRLEGTQETVTIQCDTTAQTCAIPVKAPSIALVFLTSDALTESSPDATVTQSFPTTAVTNRPNKITVSVDPSVLANSNGRGAAEHDLLGSTSEGSVNSAPAQMQAGAAAISATFVALSAALFLFSTGGFIR is encoded by the exons ATGCTTACTTCCCAGCTTGTTGTTTTGGCCTGCATTTGGGCTCAACTGGCGGGCGCGGTGACTATATACAATGTTAAAACGACGAAGGCCATTGCTACGTCTGATGCATACGCTGCCGTCGCGACGCTTGCTGCGTACGACCAGACTGTGCTTACATCCCCGTCTCCTCCGAGTCCAGCAATCACAAACAACTTTCTAGTACAA CTCTATCCTGGCTCCATGAGTGGGTTATCCATCAA ACAGTCTGGGGCTTTCATGGGATTCTCGATCGAACTGTCCGTAGTTCAAACAACCT TGGGAAAAAACTCCACCC ACCTATTGGTCCCGTTCCTAAACTACATGGCTAACGTACGGGCCCGAGGAGGCTCTGTTTCCATTCGCGTGGGAGGAAACTCCCAAGATCAATCCTACTTGGTTTCTTCTGACAGCATACCTAACAACGGTGTCATATCCAAGCAGAAGCAGGCGGGCGCTACGACTCCA ACCGAAACACCTGACGTAGTTTTCTCTTCCGATCTGCTAACCATGATGAAAAACATCGGAGATTTGGTCAATGCCAACTTCTACTTT GGTTTGAACTTTTTCAATCCAGATAACGAGACGAATGCTGTTCTTGTTGCCCAGACAGCTGAGAAAATACTCGGTGATAGGTTACTTGGGTTTCAGCTCGGGAACGAGCCTGACTT GTACGGATCCCATGGCCGCCGTAATTCGTCGTATTCTATGGAGAACTACATGAACGATTATCAGACTATGATTAACGACCTCAATGGAGCATCACTATCCAACAATCAGATTCTCATCGGCCCAAGTACATGTTGTAATTGGAACGAGACCGATATATTTAATTTGG GTTATTTAACTAATTATGCGGCCAACCTCAAGATGGTTGCAGTTCAAAAATATCCCAATG ATAATTGCAAGATCAATGG TAATGTCCACGATCCACAGGAAACATTCGCCAGTTATATCGGACATGGAAGC GTAACTGGCCTCGCCGCACAATATGTTACTAGCTCTC AAATGGTTCAAGCTGCTGGAAAGCCGTTTGTGCTCATGGAGACAAATACGGCATCCTGCGGagggttcccaggtattagCGACAG TTTTGCTGCTACTATGTGGGCCGCGGATCTTGGATTTCAATTCGCGTTCATCAATTTTTCCCAAGTCCTATTACACGTCGGTG GTCAAGACACATATTACAAC CCTTTTACACCTCCTCCTACGAACCTTTCCACCAGTTTCGGGTGGACTACGGGTGCAGTATATTACTCAGCCCTCCTAATTGCCGAAGCGTTTGGGCAATCAGGCAACGCACAAATCGTGGATCTATACTCAAACGGCAATAACGACCTTACGCCCGGATATGCCATCTATGAAAACGGAAACCCCGTCCGCGTTGCACTATTCAATTACATCGATGATGCATCTGGTGCCAACGACTACACTGCCAACATCGCTATCGGTGGGCAACAGACAGGACAGTCAAGCACAACGCCTTCGTCTGTTCAAGTcaggtatatgcgtgctccCAGCCTCGGTTCACACAATGTGACTTGGGCAG GTCAAGCTCTGGGAGGGGAATTGGGATCTGACGGTCGGTTGGAAGGTACCCAAGAGACCGTTACTATTCAGTGCGATACAACTGCACAAACATGTGCCATTCCTGTCAAGGCACCTTCGATCGCTCTGGTCTTCCTCACAAGTGACGCCCTGACAGAGTCTTCCCCAGATGCTACCGTAACTCAG TCATTCCCGACAACTGCTGTTACTAACAGGCCTAACAAAATTACCGTTTCCGTAGACCCGTCAGTGCTTGCCAACTCCAACGGCCGTGGTGCTGCTGAACATGACTTACTTGGATCTACGAGCGAAGGAAGTGTAAATTCAGCCCCCGCGCAAATGCAAGCCGGAGCTGCCGCTATATCGGCTACCTTCGTAGCATTAAGTGCTGCACTTTTCTTATTCTCTACTGGGGGTTTCATTAGATAA
- a CDS encoding von willebrand factor type A domain protein, with product MPKFVPSFPFSSLSLDADSQRHVGHKKPRVNLRSHASGQYHCGGGQPRSASGSSSRLRRDRRRSRSITPSSPSSPTLPHASLSHNSRAPPRRDSVSTVSTAPPPYTAEPARREVQLAEAPPPPVPPRDYPGASSSSSSSSPRNYGYPREKKGSISFGQAGETVQSSHQRTSSHSILVRPSTRPMSQGPRRPMPGLISTAPPPMPGGFRAEMLAMEDGRRASGDSGIDCDSPEDTEFPNTSGEHGPIFDTERRAHAQGRNTTTWDRVHTPVVVSSRRGSKEDPLDMLRRYKTVMIVDDSSSMEGTSWTEAREALAGLADAAAKYDQEGIDVHFLNDERVGINMKNGVEVKRLFDYVHPNGITPTGEKLEQLLLAYMDRLERAREQDPEGEFKLIKPINFIVITDGAPTDDPESVIVSIARRLDVGHFPLMQVGIQFVQIGTAEDTAEALRELDDGLAHQHGIRDMVDTTPYTGSEFNTDLLVKILLGGINRRVDRYGAAAVV from the exons ATGCCAAAGTTTGTGCCTTCCTTTCCTTTTTCGTCCCTCTCACTGGACGCTGATAGTCAACGGCATGTCGGCCATAAGAAG CCCCGGGTCAATCTCCGGTCCCATGCCTCTGGGCAGTACCACTGCGGTGGAGGACAACCGCGCTCAGCATCCGGAAGCAGTAGTCGACTAAGGAGAGACAGACGACGGAGCAGATCCATTACACCTTCCTCGCCCTCCTCGCCAACCCTCCCGCACGCCAGCCTAAGTCACAACTCGAGGGCTCCACCGCGCCGGGATTCGGTTTCCACAGTCAGCACCGCACCGCCACCTTACACCGCAGAACCTGCTCGCAGAGAAGTCCAACTTGCCGAGGCTCCACCCCCACCTGTCCCGCCACGGGACTACCCCGGagcatcttcatcttcgtcatcgtcgAGTCCACGTAATTATGGATACCCTCGAGAAAAGAAGGGGTCCATTAGTTTTGGTCAAGCCGGGGAGACTGTCCAGTCGTCCCACCAACGTACCTCCTCGCACTCGATACTCGTCAGGCCATCTACGCGGCCCATGTCTCAAGGACCAAGACGCCCAATGCCCGGGTTGATTTCAACGGCTCCACCACCCATGCCTGGCGGTTTCAGAGCTGAAATGCTCGCGATGGAGGACGGGAGACGAGCAAGCGGTGACTCGGGTATCGATTGCGATAGCCCTGAGGATACCGAATTCCCCAACACTAGCGGCGAGCATGGTCCGATATTTGACACGGAGCGGAGAGCTCATGCTCAGGGGAGGAATACCACAACTTGGGATCGCGTACATACACCTGTGGTAGTGTCGAGTCGAAGAGGGTCCAAAGAGGACCCGTTGGACATGCTAAG GCGCTACAAGACCGTGATGATTGTCGACGACTCGAGTTCGATGGAGGGCACTTCGTGGACCGAGGCGCGAGAAGCCCTCGCAGGACTTGCGGATGCGGCCGCGAAATACGACCAAGAGGGAATCGATGTGCATTTCTTAAACGACGAGCGTGTGGGTATAAATATGAAG AATGGCGTTGAAGTTAAACGGCTGTTCGACTATGTTCACCCAAACGGGATAACCCCCACCGGCGAAAAACTCGAACAGCTTTTGCTCGCATATATGGACCGGCTCGAGCGTGCGCGAGAACAGGACCCGGAAGGAGAGTTCAAGTTGATTAAACCCATCAATTTTATCGTAATCACGGACGGCGCACCAACGGATGATCCTGAAAGCGTTATAGTGTCCATCGCACGACGGCTAGATGTGGGCCACTTTCCGTTGATGCAAGTCGGGATCCAATTCGTTCAAATCGGAACAGCAGAGGACACTGCCGAAGCTCTACGTGAACTCGACGATGGGTTGGCACATCAACACGGAATTAGG GACATGGTGGATACCACACCCTACACAGGATCCGAATTTAATACCGATCTTTTGGTCAAGATTCTCCTGGGAGGTATCAATCGGCGTGTGGACCGGTACGGTGCTGCCGCCGTTGTCTGA
- a CDS encoding The BTB (BR-C, ttk and bab)/POZ (Pox virus and Zinc finger) domain translates to MSSNPANILIARSSPSAIFPRSSSSPPWLLEEAEVEDIDEVDVSDENADTEPIDVDVTFRRDASYVGTVKIIVETTTFWAHKDILMFASPFFEAVLSGNWAETSASKNRTSCSSIITISQPPSQPSPAHPSQTAPATSTMPHPSDEIDSDCVRVTDVDTELSSADESDGELAENKEKERLESLKKLQGASESGTGRARSKTAPELSRTSKRRSKPIPDAVIQLKEEKAGIFHDFLKFVYPHLECTVAWNNVEGLMNISHKLVVPSLQTACLQFLLTHAAGKPIKAMRIAELFEHEELYRESSRFVLDNPGGWSEAELSTLSQETLLKLEKRRNWFLERVLKLGLVPIAREYQCSLTCPDPSNCARQLEEKWRLGYHALFRFGPAQPSMVFRYLRQLEGVSPPLSLTTSLVKLLPSMGRYV, encoded by the exons ATGTCTTCAAACCCAGCAAACATTCTTATTGCACGCAGTAGCC CTTCTGCTATATTCCCCCGGTCCTCCTCTAGTCCGCCATGGCTACTCGAAGAAGCAGAGGTCGAGGATATTGACGAAGTTGATGTATCTGACGAGAACGCCGATACAGAGCCCATTGATGTTGATGTTACGTTTCG ACGAGACGCAAGTTATGTAGGAACTGTCAAGATTATCGTCGAGACTACCACTTTCTG GGCGCATAAGGATATTCTGATGTTCGCATCTCCGTTCTTCGAGGCTGTGCTCAGTGGAAA CTGGGCAGAGACCTCTGCTAGCAAGAACCGAACTTCTTGCTCTTCTATCATCACCATTTCTCAACCCCCTTCCCAGCCTTCACCGGCCCACCCCTCTCAAACCGCCCCTGCTACATCAACCATGCCCCATCCTTCAGACGAAATCGATTCCGACTGTGTTCGTGTAACAGACGTTGATACCGAACTCAGCAGCGCGGACGAAAGTGACGGGGAACTGGccgagaacaaggaaaaggagcGGCTGGAGTCCTTGAAGAAATTACAAGGTGCTTCTGAAT CTGGAACTGGTAGAGCTCGATCCAAAACCGCGCCAGAGCTCTCAAGAACGAGTAAAAGGCGGTCCAAGCCTATTCCGGACGCGGTAATACAACTCAAGGAGGAAAAG GCTGGCATATTTCacgattttctcaaatttgtATACCCCCA TCTAGAGTGTACGGTTGCATG GAATAACGTAGAAGGATT AATGAATATATCTCACAAACTCGTCGTTCCTTCGCTGCAGACCGCATGCTTGCAGTTTCTTCTTACTCATGCTGCTGGAAAACCTATAAAGGCAATGCGAATAGCCGAACTATTCGAACATGAGGAGCTTTATAGGGAGAGCAGTCGATTTGTGTTGGATAATCCAG GCGGATG GTCCGAGGCGGAGTTGTCGACCCTATCGCAGGAGACCTTGTTGAAGCTTGAGAAACGCCGAAATTGGTTTTTGGAGCGCGTATTGAAACTTGGGCTCGTCCCAATTGCCAGAGAATACCAATGC TCTCTAACATGCCCTGATCCTTCCAACTGTGCTCGTCAACTCGAAGAAAAATGGAGACTGGGATATCATGCCTTGTTCCGGTTCG GTCCCGCCCAGCCGTCCATGGTATTCCGGTATTTACGCCAATTGGAAGGCGTCAGTCCTCCCCTTAGCCTTACCACCTCGCTTGTCAAACTACTGCCAAGCATGGGTCGCTACGTGTAA